One segment of Nostoc flagelliforme CCNUN1 DNA contains the following:
- a CDS encoding M90 family metallopeptidase, which yields MIQTIVVFLIIGLIIAGILANPILVKRRINSLKHRHFPPLWNAIIENNIPIYPCLSPDEIRRLRGHIQVFLAEKQFIGCRGLHLTEEMKLTIAAIACLLLLNERGQYFPRLRSILVYPNAYFVQETTSIGKYVVEERRVARLGESWTNDQVVVSWEQVKQDIDNWRDGRNVVLHEFAHQLDQEDGKAEGVPILQHNSDYAIWAKVMTEAYQQLCNDVLQGAKTVMDSYGATNPAEFFAVATETFFEKPHQLLSKHPALYEQLQRYYQLDPVQWT from the coding sequence ATGATTCAAACAATAGTTGTCTTTCTCATCATTGGACTAATTATAGCTGGGATTTTAGCCAATCCCATCCTAGTCAAAAGGCGGATAAATAGTCTCAAGCACCGTCATTTTCCCCCACTGTGGAATGCTATTATTGAGAATAATATTCCTATTTATCCCTGTCTTTCTCCCGATGAAATCAGACGACTTCGGGGGCATATTCAAGTATTTTTAGCAGAAAAGCAATTTATTGGCTGTAGAGGATTACATCTAACGGAAGAAATGAAACTTACTATTGCTGCGATCGCCTGTTTACTTCTATTAAATGAACGTGGGCAGTACTTCCCCAGACTTCGTTCAATTCTGGTGTATCCCAATGCTTATTTTGTTCAGGAAACAACTTCCATCGGAAAATATGTTGTTGAAGAAAGGCGTGTGGCAAGACTGGGTGAATCGTGGACAAATGACCAAGTAGTAGTGTCTTGGGAACAGGTGAAACAAGACATTGATAACTGGAGGGATGGACGTAACGTTGTGCTTCATGAATTTGCCCATCAATTGGATCAAGAAGATGGTAAAGCTGAAGGAGTTCCGATACTGCAACACAACTCAGACTATGCTATTTGGGCGAAAGTGATGACAGAAGCATATCAGCAACTTTGTAATGATGTTCTACAAGGTGCAAAGACGGTAATGGATAGCTATGGCGCAACGAATCCCGCAGAATTTTTTGCCGTAGCGACTGAGACATTCTTTGAGAAACCGCACCAATTGCTGTCCAAACATCCGGCACTTTATGAGCAACTGCAACGTTATTATCAATTAGATCCTGTGCAATGGACTTAA
- a CDS encoding EVE domain-containing protein produces the protein MNYWLMKSEPEAYSIADLQQQNETIWDGVRNYQARNFLRQMDKGDLAFFYHSNTNTPNIAGLMRVVKKDIADPTQFEPESKYYDPKSSYESPRWQTVVVEFVETFSNPILLSILKEEFSAEELMLVRQGNRLSVMPVPEAVALKILAMKIS, from the coding sequence ATGAATTATTGGCTAATGAAATCAGAACCAGAAGCCTATAGCATTGCTGACCTTCAACAGCAAAATGAGACTATCTGGGACGGTGTTCGTAATTATCAAGCTCGCAACTTTTTGCGCCAAATGGATAAAGGAGACTTAGCTTTTTTTTATCACTCCAACACTAATACTCCCAATATTGCTGGGTTAATGCGTGTAGTGAAAAAAGATATTGCTGACCCGACCCAGTTTGAGCCAGAAAGTAAATACTACGACCCGAAATCGAGTTACGAATCCCCTCGGTGGCAAACAGTTGTAGTGGAATTTGTTGAGACTTTTTCTAACCCCATCTTGCTATCAATACTTAAAGAAGAGTTTAGCGCCGAAGAGTTAATGTTGGTCAGACAAGGAAATCGGTTATCAGTGATGCCCGTCCCTGAAGCAGTAGCTTTGAAGATTCTGGCGATGAAAATCTCCTAG
- a CDS encoding class I SAM-dependent methyltransferase, whose translation MQLRPNQRLKLDDTDDKLFYAYPRFVTHVDEGFIQQLTDLYRDRLKPNTRIFDMMSSWVSHLPEEMQFAHVEGHGLNGEELARNPRLNHYFVQNLNENPQLPLPDEDFDAVLNCVSVQYVQYPEAVFSEIYRILKPGGVAIISFSNRMFFEKAIQAWREASEAQRVELVKAYFASVPGFTTTEVIAHKSTLPNLLQWLGAAGGDPFYAVIAYRS comes from the coding sequence ATGCAGTTAAGACCGAATCAACGCCTGAAATTAGACGATACAGACGATAAGCTGTTCTATGCCTATCCCCGCTTTGTTACCCATGTGGATGAAGGATTTATTCAACAGCTAACAGATTTATATCGCGATCGCCTCAAACCCAACACCCGCATTTTTGATATGATGAGCAGCTGGGTATCTCATCTGCCAGAAGAGATGCAGTTTGCCCATGTGGAAGGACACGGACTCAACGGTGAAGAACTAGCACGAAACCCCCGTTTAAATCATTACTTTGTGCAAAATCTTAACGAAAATCCGCAGCTACCTTTACCAGATGAAGATTTTGATGCTGTTCTCAATTGCGTATCTGTGCAGTATGTGCAATATCCAGAAGCAGTATTTTCTGAAATTTACCGCATCTTGAAACCCGGTGGTGTCGCAATTATCAGCTTTTCTAACCGCATGTTTTTTGAAAAGGCGATTCAAGCTTGGCGCGAGGCTTCAGAAGCACAGCGAGTAGAATTAGTCAAAGCTTACTTCGCCTCAGTTCCAGGATTTACAACCACAGAAGTTATAGCTCATAAGTCAACATTACCGAATTTATTACAGTGGTTGGGTGCAGCTGGAGGAGATCCGTTTTATGCTGTTATAGCTTACCGCAGTTAA
- a CDS encoding glycosyltransferase family 39 protein — MLYKLHFLQHIWRQIRRVAPLPYFSLLVWTLPLLLFTSGHNSLMAHDEALYASRARLMFDSGNWITPWQNAHHKTPGPYWIIASFYKLFGMSDTSARLPSMIASIFSLWLVYEIGKSMLGKKLAWLAAAILSVEFLWLQYSRLSTPDVPMVLLVLLAILSLIKTELHPKYRYFWSFIAGLSLGLGFLVRSFMIFLPIVALFPYLIWEHRRHRHLTNPILYLGFFVGLIPTCVWLWLSWQHYGNQSFEELLKFVVQLGSENNDKNDRLFYLWNLLLKAFPWAFLGLLGLFLTIRRPIYRYQLILVGFPLVLFCELSLFSTRLPHYSLCLYPFIALFASVGLNWLGSIYQAEIPPQLPLQKGKINILSLFAKKNLSRNLSYGFGGLGVLLVIASIGVFSWGGGDIRKYATIGLAMGLGWLILPVVWISRYRFGKKFLTARYWIAGWLIPCWLALAITGSIGLLSDYNPVLKTFLQQSAIAPILQSHPTYYVQIDQKTQVLFEFYLSIHAQEVGSISQIPPLSYAWIYTDQSPKLSRPHRIIGTVKEYELIQFLP; from the coding sequence ATGTTATATAAACTACACTTCTTGCAGCATATTTGGCGACAAATCCGCCGAGTAGCACCATTACCCTATTTTAGTTTGTTAGTTTGGACACTGCCCTTATTACTATTTACTTCTGGGCACAATAGCCTAATGGCACATGATGAAGCGCTTTATGCATCGCGTGCCCGTCTGATGTTTGATTCTGGTAATTGGATAACTCCTTGGCAAAATGCACATCATAAAACCCCTGGCCCTTATTGGATAATTGCCAGTTTCTACAAGCTGTTTGGTATGAGTGATACTAGTGCGCGTCTTCCTAGTATGATTGCTAGCATCTTTAGCTTATGGCTGGTGTATGAAATCGGCAAAAGTATGCTAGGCAAAAAATTAGCTTGGCTAGCTGCTGCAATTTTAAGCGTGGAATTTCTCTGGCTGCAATACTCTCGCTTAAGTACACCTGATGTCCCAATGGTTCTCTTGGTACTTTTAGCTATTTTGTCTTTAATAAAAACGGAATTACATCCTAAATATCGCTATTTTTGGAGTTTTATAGCTGGTTTGAGTTTAGGTTTAGGTTTCTTAGTCAGAAGCTTTATGATTTTTTTACCAATTGTAGCTTTATTCCCTTATTTAATTTGGGAACACCGCCGCCATCGTCATCTTACTAACCCAATTTTATATTTAGGTTTTTTTGTAGGTTTAATACCTACCTGTGTTTGGCTGTGGTTAAGCTGGCAGCACTACGGAAATCAGAGTTTTGAGGAGTTGCTCAAGTTTGTTGTGCAGCTAGGTTCTGAGAATAATGATAAAAATGATCGGCTGTTTTATTTATGGAATCTTCTTTTAAAAGCATTTCCTTGGGCTTTTTTAGGACTTTTAGGTTTGTTTTTGACTATCCGTCGTCCTATTTATCGTTATCAGTTAATATTAGTTGGCTTTCCACTTGTCCTATTTTGTGAACTTAGTCTTTTTAGCACTCGTCTACCTCACTATAGTCTTTGCCTTTATCCGTTTATAGCTTTGTTTGCATCTGTGGGTTTAAACTGGTTAGGTAGTATTTACCAGGCAGAAATTCCCCCCCAATTACCTCTTCAAAAAGGTAAAATAAATATATTAAGCCTTTTTGCAAAGAAGAATCTTTCCCGAAATCTCAGTTATGGCTTTGGTGGGTTAGGTGTTCTACTTGTAATAGCGAGTATTGGCGTTTTTAGTTGGGGTGGTGGTGACATCCGCAAGTATGCAACTATTGGCTTGGCTATGGGTTTGGGTTGGTTAATTTTACCTGTGGTGTGGATTAGTCGTTACCGCTTTGGCAAGAAGTTTCTCACAGCGCGTTATTGGATTGCAGGTTGGTTAATTCCCTGTTGGCTGGCTTTAGCAATAACCGGTAGCATAGGGCTTTTAAGTGACTATAACCCTGTTTTAAAAACTTTTTTACAACAAAGCGCGATCGCACCAATTCTCCAATCTCATCCTACCTACTATGTGCAAATAGACCAGAAAACCCAAGTACTGTTTGAGTTCTATCTTTCTATTCATGCCCAAGAAGTAGGCTCTATTTCCCAAATACCACCTTTGAGCTATGCTTGGATATATACTGACCAGTCCCCTAAATTATCTCGACCTCACCGCATTATCGGTACTGTCAAAGAGTACGAGTTGATTCAATTTCTTCCCTAA
- a CDS encoding MarR family winged helix-turn-helix transcriptional regulator, whose product MVSTSNQSPALDSWQQNLAPYNLGYRIKLVSQLLGRKFTDRLEPFGLTPFHWLVLCCLWQEDGLPTSSIGDKLKQVGGTLTGVLDRMEERGLVRRERDTQDRRIWRIWLTDAGKELEAVLPPIAAAVRDEAMGGISSADQELFSQILNRAIANLS is encoded by the coding sequence ATGGTTTCTACATCTAATCAATCCCCAGCTTTAGATTCGTGGCAGCAAAATCTGGCACCATACAATTTGGGTTACAGAATCAAATTAGTCTCACAACTGCTCGGACGAAAGTTTACAGACAGACTAGAACCCTTTGGGCTTACGCCATTTCACTGGCTGGTGTTGTGCTGTTTGTGGCAAGAAGATGGTTTACCTACTTCTAGTATTGGGGACAAACTCAAACAAGTGGGGGGGACTTTAACAGGTGTACTAGATCGGATGGAAGAACGCGGCTTGGTGCGTCGAGAACGGGACACTCAAGATCGCCGCATCTGGCGGATCTGGCTCACGGATGCAGGTAAGGAACTAGAAGCTGTTTTACCCCCAATCGCCGCAGCCGTGCGTGATGAAGCAATGGGCGGCATTTCCTCTGCTGACCAAGAACTATTTTCCCAAATCTTAAATCGAGCGATCGCTAACCTCTCCTAA
- a CDS encoding HlyD family secretion protein: MKTNTFNGRNGHKTPVIEKQLIPDSEIETVTAESPVVTPEIEKEKEAPPKRKRPNGLILAALGVGAIAAGGFGYNYWQYASTHQETDNATVAGNIHQVSSRIPGTVSQVLVDDNQLVQPGQLLVKLDPRDYESKVQQAAAALENARGQAQAAQANIALTSQTTTGRTTQAQGDVSSAVAAISTAQAAVQEAQAGIPAAQAEVRLAEAGIPAAQAQVAQANANLENAQADYNRYNQLYQSGAIARQQLDTARAAFNVATAQRNAAVQGVEQAQAKLASARVGVAKAQSQLAQAQENVTNAQAKLAASRGGLQQATAGGQDTTVKRSQYEAAKAAIAQSEASLKDAQLQLSYANVTAPSAGRVGRKNVEVGNRVQAGTPLMAIVDNQYWLIANFKETQLENMRPGETAEIKLDAFPHHTFVGRVDSISPASGAQFALLPPDNATGNFTKVVQRIPVKVVFDQKSIQGYESRITPGMSAEVAVEVK; encoded by the coding sequence ATGAAAACTAATACTTTTAACGGACGCAACGGACACAAAACCCCGGTTATCGAAAAACAATTGATTCCTGATTCCGAGATAGAAACTGTGACAGCAGAATCACCTGTTGTAACACCTGAGATAGAGAAAGAAAAAGAAGCTCCACCGAAGCGGAAAAGACCGAATGGTTTAATTTTGGCAGCATTAGGTGTGGGTGCGATCGCCGCAGGTGGTTTTGGTTATAACTACTGGCAATACGCCTCCACCCATCAGGAAACAGACAACGCGACGGTTGCCGGAAACATTCACCAAGTTAGTAGCCGCATTCCCGGAACTGTAAGTCAGGTGTTAGTGGATGATAACCAACTAGTGCAACCGGGACAATTGTTAGTGAAATTAGATCCACGAGACTATGAAAGCAAGGTACAACAAGCAGCAGCAGCCCTAGAAAATGCTCGTGGACAGGCGCAAGCCGCCCAAGCAAATATTGCTTTAACTTCACAAACCACCACTGGTAGGACAACTCAAGCGCAGGGTGATGTCAGCAGTGCGGTAGCAGCAATTTCTACAGCCCAAGCAGCAGTACAAGAAGCCCAAGCTGGCATACCAGCAGCGCAAGCTGAAGTCAGACTAGCCGAAGCAGGGATTCCTGCCGCCCAAGCGCAGGTAGCGCAAGCAAATGCGAATTTGGAAAATGCCCAAGCAGATTACAATCGCTACAACCAGTTGTATCAATCAGGTGCGATCGCTCGTCAGCAGCTAGACACAGCCAGGGCAGCTTTTAACGTGGCTACGGCACAAAGAAACGCTGCTGTTCAGGGAGTAGAACAAGCCCAAGCCAAATTAGCCTCTGCTAGAGTTGGTGTTGCCAAAGCCCAGTCTCAACTAGCACAGGCGCAAGAAAATGTCACCAACGCCCAAGCTAAATTGGCAGCATCTAGGGGAGGATTGCAACAAGCTACCGCAGGCGGACAAGATACAACAGTAAAACGTAGCCAATACGAAGCGGCAAAAGCTGCGATCGCGCAATCAGAAGCATCGCTTAAAGACGCACAATTGCAACTATCTTACGCCAACGTTACCGCCCCCAGTGCCGGACGAGTCGGTAGAAAAAACGTCGAAGTTGGCAACCGAGTCCAAGCGGGAACACCATTAATGGCGATCGTGGATAACCAGTATTGGTTAATTGCGAACTTCAAAGAAACTCAATTAGAAAATATGCGGCCAGGAGAAACAGCAGAAATCAAGCTGGATGCTTTTCCTCATCATACCTTTGTTGGTCGTGTTGACAGTATTTCGCCAGCTTCCGGCGCTCAGTTTGCCTTATTGCCACCGGATAACGCTACAGGTAACTTTACCAAAGTTGTGCAACGCATTCCAGTAAAAGTAGTTTTTGACCAAAAGAGCATTCAAGGGTACGAATCGCGCATTACTCCGGGGATGTCTGCGGAAGTTGCTGTGGAAGTTAAGTAA
- a CDS encoding mercuric reductase, with protein MTNSDLERVTVRPMDEYNQKLVSYVHPPNWVNPQPADVYDLVVIGAGTAGLVVAAGAAGLDLGLKVALIEKHLMGGDCLNLGCVPSKTIIRSARVVGEIWDAQNLGVNIPQHNIDVDFPKVMARMRRVRAGISHNDSAERFQNLGVDVFLGSGRFATKNTVEVGDKTLRFKKAVIATGARAAQLSIPGIEKAGYLTNETVFSLIQRPERLAVIGGGPIGCELAQAFRRLGSEVVFFHSGSHLLNKEDAEAAKILQKVLISEGIRVVLNSKLEEVVTVTEGKRLYFSSNGHRDSVTVDEILVGAGRSPNVEGLNLEAVGVEYDLRQGVKVNDYLQTTNSKIYAAGDICMNWKFTHAADAAARIVIKNTLFSPFGVGRSKLSSLVMPWVTYTDPEIAHVGLYEHEAQKLGIEVTTINIPFSSVDRAIADGEESGFLKIHHKKGSDEIIGATIVASHAGEMISVVTTAMVNKIGLSKLSNVIHPYPTQAEAIKKAADAYRRTLLTSNTKKLLGFLTKLS; from the coding sequence ATGACCAATTCAGATTTAGAGAGAGTTACGGTTCGCCCAATGGATGAGTATAACCAAAAGTTGGTGTCTTACGTCCATCCGCCAAATTGGGTTAATCCTCAACCTGCCGATGTTTATGATTTGGTAGTAATTGGTGCTGGTACGGCAGGATTAGTGGTGGCTGCGGGTGCTGCGGGTTTGGATTTGGGTTTAAAAGTGGCGTTGATTGAAAAGCATCTCATGGGTGGAGATTGCTTAAATCTTGGTTGTGTACCATCTAAAACTATTATTCGGTCTGCTCGCGTTGTTGGCGAAATTTGGGATGCTCAAAACTTGGGAGTTAATATTCCCCAACATAATATTGATGTTGATTTTCCCAAAGTCATGGCAAGGATGCGGCGGGTAAGGGCTGGTATCAGCCATAACGACTCGGCGGAGCGGTTTCAAAACTTGGGTGTCGATGTCTTTTTGGGTAGCGGTCGATTTGCAACTAAAAATACCGTGGAAGTTGGCGACAAAACCCTCCGGTTTAAAAAAGCTGTAATTGCTACAGGCGCCAGAGCTGCACAATTGTCGATTCCGGGAATTGAAAAGGCGGGTTATCTAACTAATGAGACGGTTTTTTCCCTGATTCAACGACCGGAACGTTTAGCGGTGATTGGTGGCGGCCCCATTGGTTGCGAATTGGCGCAAGCTTTCCGGCGCTTGGGTTCTGAGGTGGTATTTTTCCATAGCGGTTCTCATCTTTTGAATAAAGAAGATGCTGAGGCTGCCAAAATTCTGCAAAAGGTTTTGATTAGCGAAGGAATTCGGGTGGTACTGAATTCCAAGTTGGAAGAAGTGGTAACTGTTACTGAGGGGAAACGGCTTTACTTTTCCTCCAATGGTCATCGAGATTCGGTGACAGTAGATGAAATTTTAGTCGGTGCGGGGCGATCGCCAAATGTCGAAGGTCTGAATTTAGAAGCAGTGGGTGTAGAATATGACTTGCGCCAAGGTGTGAAGGTAAATGATTATCTCCAGACGACGAATTCCAAAATTTATGCAGCTGGCGATATCTGCATGAACTGGAAGTTTACCCATGCTGCTGATGCTGCGGCGCGGATTGTAATTAAGAATACGCTGTTTTCTCCCTTTGGTGTAGGACGCTCGAAGCTCAGTAGTCTGGTGATGCCGTGGGTAACTTATACTGACCCAGAAATCGCCCATGTAGGGTTGTACGAACACGAGGCGCAGAAATTGGGTATTGAGGTGACGACAATTAACATACCTTTTAGTAGTGTAGACCGAGCGATCGCAGATGGTGAAGAATCAGGATTTCTCAAAATCCACCATAAAAAGGGGTCTGATGAAATTATCGGTGCAACTATTGTCGCCAGTCACGCGGGTGAGATGATATCAGTTGTAACTACAGCAATGGTGAATAAAATCGGTTTGAGCAAGTTAAGCAATGTAATTCATCCTTATCCCACTCAAGCCGAAGCTATTAAAAAAGCCGCTGATGCTTATCGTCGAACTCTCCTGACATCAAATACTAAAAAATTGTTGGGATTTTTAACAAAGTTATCTTAA
- a CDS encoding S-(hydroxymethyl)glutathione dehydrogenase/class III alcohol dehydrogenase, which yields MQVKAAVAYSEGKPLTIETVQLSGPQAGEVLVEVKASGVCHTDAFTLSGDDPEGLFPAILGHEGAGVVVEVGAGVTSLKPGDHVIPLYTPECRQCEYCLSFKTNLCQAIRLTQGRGVMPDGTSRFSIDGQMIHHYMGTSTFANYTVLPEIALAKIREDAPFDKVCYIGCGVTTGVGAVINTAKVEPGANVVVFGLGGIGLNVIQAARMVGANMIVGVDINRKKRALAQKFGMTHFVNPQEVEGDLVPYLVDLTKGGADYSFECIGHVKIMRQALECCHKGWGVSVIIGVAGAGQEISTRPFQLVTGRVWKGSAFGGARGRTDVPKIVDWYMEGKINIDDLITHVMPIEQINDAFELMHKGESIRSVVTF from the coding sequence TTGCAAGTTAAAGCAGCAGTAGCTTACAGCGAAGGTAAGCCGTTGACAATTGAAACCGTTCAACTATCGGGGCCACAAGCTGGCGAGGTGTTAGTTGAGGTGAAAGCAAGCGGGGTTTGCCATACCGACGCCTTTACCCTATCTGGTGACGATCCCGAAGGTTTGTTTCCGGCAATTTTGGGGCATGAAGGCGCTGGTGTGGTAGTGGAGGTAGGCGCTGGTGTTACCAGTCTCAAACCGGGGGATCATGTAATTCCCTTATACACTCCCGAATGCCGCCAGTGCGAATATTGTCTAAGTTTCAAAACTAATCTTTGTCAAGCCATTCGCTTAACTCAAGGACGCGGTGTTATGCCCGATGGCACTAGTCGCTTCAGCATTGATGGGCAAATGATTCATCATTATATGGGTACATCCACTTTTGCCAACTATACGGTACTGCCAGAAATCGCCTTGGCAAAAATTCGGGAAGACGCGCCATTTGATAAGGTTTGTTACATTGGCTGTGGTGTGACTACTGGTGTTGGTGCAGTCATCAATACTGCCAAAGTGGAACCGGGAGCAAATGTTGTGGTTTTCGGCTTGGGTGGTATTGGTTTAAATGTTATCCAAGCAGCGCGGATGGTAGGGGCAAATATGATTGTCGGGGTGGATATTAATCGCAAAAAACGCGCTTTAGCCCAAAAGTTTGGCATGACGCATTTTGTCAATCCCCAGGAAGTAGAGGGTGATTTAGTTCCCTATCTGGTTGATTTAACAAAAGGCGGCGCTGATTACAGTTTTGAATGTATCGGTCATGTAAAAATTATGCGTCAAGCATTAGAATGCTGCCATAAAGGTTGGGGCGTCAGTGTGATTATTGGTGTTGCTGGTGCTGGACAAGAAATCAGTACTCGTCCTTTTCAACTAGTAACTGGGCGCGTTTGGAAAGGTTCAGCATTCGGTGGCGCTAGAGGACGTACAGATGTGCCGAAAATTGTTGATTGGTATATGGAAGGTAAGATAAATATTGATGATTTGATTACCCATGTGATGCCCATTGAGCAAATTAATGATGCTTTTGAATTGATGCACAAAGGTGAATCAATTCGGAGTGTAGTAACTTTCTAA
- a CDS encoding valine--pyruvate transaminase codes for MNPALTQIGAQMSNLTGVRAIMKDIIETLRAGAGQQFINLSAGNPLILPEVEQLWRDCTAQLLASPEYGEVVCRYGSSQGYAPLVEAIANDFNKRYGLNLSDRNILITPGSQTLYFYAVNSFGGYTPSGELKQIVLPLSPDYTGYGGLSLVPKALTAYKPTLDIDEAAHRFKYRPDFSQLSITENTGCVLFSRPCNPTGNVLTEDEVKKIATLAAPYNLPVLIDSAYAPPFPALNFTEMTPVFGDNILHCMSLSKAGLPGERVGIAIGDEKWIEVLECFQANIGLHSSRYGQAIAALAINSGALVEISHTVIRPFYQNKFTVLETSLEQAMPKDLPWFLHRGEGAIFAWLWLQDLPISDWEFYQQLKQVGVIIVPGSSFFPGLDEEWAHKHQCFRISLTGTDEEIATAMQRLAKVAEEAYKGAAVIA; via the coding sequence ATGAACCCTGCCCTAACTCAAATTGGCGCTCAAATGTCCAACCTGACTGGCGTCAGAGCAATTATGAAGGATATTATCGAAACATTACGAGCGGGTGCAGGGCAGCAGTTTATTAATTTGAGTGCTGGTAATCCGTTGATTTTGCCAGAGGTAGAGCAACTATGGCGGGATTGTACTGCACAGCTTTTGGCTAGCCCCGAATATGGTGAGGTAGTTTGTCGCTACGGTTCAAGTCAGGGTTATGCACCATTAGTTGAAGCGATCGCCAACGACTTCAACAAACGTTACGGGTTAAACTTAAGCGATCGCAATATCCTCATTACACCCGGCAGTCAAACCCTCTACTTCTACGCTGTCAATAGCTTCGGTGGCTACACCCCTAGCGGCGAGTTAAAACAAATTGTTTTGCCCCTCAGTCCTGACTACACAGGTTACGGCGGCCTCTCCTTAGTTCCAAAAGCCTTAACTGCCTACAAACCGACTCTCGATATTGATGAAGCCGCCCACCGATTTAAATATCGCCCCGATTTCAGCCAACTGTCGATTACAGAAAATACGGGTTGTGTTCTCTTCTCTCGCCCTTGTAATCCCACTGGTAATGTCCTCACTGAGGATGAGGTGAAAAAGATTGCTACCCTGGCTGCGCCTTACAATCTGCCCGTGTTAATTGACTCGGCTTATGCGCCTCCCTTCCCAGCATTGAACTTTACCGAAATGACACCAGTGTTTGGTGATAACATCCTCCACTGCATGAGTTTATCGAAAGCGGGATTACCAGGAGAAAGGGTTGGTATTGCCATTGGGGATGAAAAGTGGATTGAAGTGCTGGAGTGTTTCCAAGCAAATATTGGTCTCCATTCTTCACGTTACGGCCAAGCGATCGCAGCTCTTGCAATCAACTCTGGCGCTTTAGTAGAAATTTCTCACACTGTCATCCGTCCCTTTTACCAAAATAAGTTTACCGTTTTAGAAACCAGCTTAGAACAAGCGATGCCCAAGGATTTACCTTGGTTTCTCCATCGCGGTGAAGGGGCAATTTTTGCTTGGTTGTGGTTGCAGGATTTACCCATCAGTGATTGGGAATTTTACCAGCAACTTAAGCAAGTAGGTGTGATTATTGTCCCAGGAAGTAGCTTCTTCCCCGGTTTAGACGAAGAATGGGCGCACAAGCATCAATGCTTCCGCATCAGCCTTACAGGTACGGATGAAGAGATCGCCACTGCTATGCAACGTTTAGCAAAAGTGGCTGAAGAAGCTTATAAAGGTGCGGCAGTGATTGCCTAG
- the rimM gene encoding ribosome maturation factor RimM (Essential for efficient processing of 16S rRNA): MKHEEANKEIGGKGAERQRGKRVGGNSKIQNVQSPAPNPQPVVPNTQSPAPNLDDWLEIGKIVSPQGLSGELRVYPVSDFPERFEVAGKRWLLRSGDTEPQPIELLTGRYISNKNLYVIKLAGVENCDQAEALRGCKLMVPASDRPQLGEDEYHVLDLIGLEVFMQVSGELVGTVVDIIPAGNDLLEVKLHPSFATDKGQMTNTSASLSTSDKGQMTNDKKQKTVLIPFVEAIAPVVDLKSNRIEITPPPGLLEINN; encoded by the coding sequence ATGAAACACGAAGAAGCTAATAAAGAGATCGGAGGCAAAGGGGCAGAGAGGCAGAGGGGCAAGAGAGTAGGAGGAAATTCAAAAATTCAAAATGTCCAATCTCCAGCCCCTAATCCCCAGCCCGTAGTTCCCAATACCCAATCCCCAGCCCCTAATCTCGATGATTGGCTAGAAATTGGTAAGATTGTTTCCCCTCAAGGATTGTCTGGAGAATTACGGGTTTATCCTGTATCGGACTTTCCCGAAAGATTTGAGGTGGCGGGAAAACGTTGGTTGTTGCGCTCAGGTGACACAGAACCGCAACCAATCGAATTATTAACAGGACGTTATATCAGTAATAAAAACTTGTATGTGATCAAATTAGCTGGCGTAGAAAATTGCGATCAGGCGGAGGCGTTGCGCGGTTGTAAGTTAATGGTGCCAGCAAGCGATCGCCCCCAGCTAGGCGAAGATGAATATCATGTCCTCGATTTGATTGGCTTGGAAGTCTTCATGCAAGTATCTGGCGAACTCGTTGGTACAGTGGTAGATATCATCCCGGCTGGCAATGATTTGTTAGAAGTCAAGCTGCACCCATCTTTTGCCACTGACAAAGGACAAATGACAAATACTTCGGCTTCGCTCAGTACAAGTGACAAAGGACAAATGACAAATGACAAAAAGCAAAAGACTGTTTTGATTCCATTTGTAGAAGCGATCGCACCAGTAGTAGACTTAAAATCTAATCGCATTGAAATCACGCCACCGCCTGGATTATTGGAAATAAATAATTAG
- a CDS encoding type II toxin-antitoxin system PemK/MazF family toxin, producing the protein MRGDVYLADLNPSRGSEQAGIRPVIIVQRDRLAQFTTTSVVVPLTTNLRRAIIPGTIVIPSGEGGLTQDSVVLSYQIVVIDRQRLIRQLGTLSANYLLMLKVALDYTLQLDNYDEENAD; encoded by the coding sequence ATGCGAGGAGATGTTTATTTAGCTGATTTGAATCCGAGTAGAGGTTCAGAGCAAGCAGGTATCCGACCAGTTATCATTGTTCAGCGAGATCGACTAGCTCAGTTTACAACAACATCTGTAGTAGTTCCTTTAACCACTAATCTGCGACGCGCTATTATACCAGGTACAATTGTCATACCTTCAGGTGAAGGCGGTTTAACGCAAGATTCAGTGGTACTTTCTTATCAAATAGTTGTTATCGATAGGCAGCGATTAATCCGACAATTAGGAACTCTTTCTGCTAATTATTTATTAATGCTAAAAGTGGCATTAGATTACACTTTACAACTAGATAATTATGACGAAGAAAATGCCGATTGA